GATCAGCAGTTCTTCTGCAGGAATGCTGAACTTCTGCTTCAGGTAGTTACGGAAGCCGTCGGCAACCGGTTCAAGCACACTGAATGATTCCGTGTCGGTTTGTTCCTGGGTGGCATCTGTGCGGCCCGGTATGAATGGCACCTTAATCTCTGTACCGGCATCCCGGGCAGCTTTTTCCACTGCGGCGCAGCCTGCCAGCACGATCAGGTCGGCCATGGAGACTTTTTTCCCGTCTTTCTGTGCCTTGTTGAATTCCTGCCGGATCTGCGTCAGCTTCTCCAGCGTTTTTGAAAGCTGCGCCGGATTGTTTACCGCCCAGTCTTTCTGTGGAGCAAGCCTGATCCTGGCGCCATTGGCACCACCCCTTTTATCGGAGCCGCGGAAGGTAGAGGCGGAAGCCCAGGCGGTGGAAACCAGTTCAGCAACGGTTAAACCCGAGGTCAGAACTATTGATTTCAGGTTTTCAGCATCCTTTTCGTCAATCAGCGGGTGGTTAACAGCGGGGACCGGATCCTGCCAGATTAGTTCTTCGGCGGGGACTTCAGGGCCCAGGTAACGGGAGCGGGGCCCCATATCGCGGTGGGTCAGTTTGAACCATGCACGGGCGAATGCATCGGCAAATTCATCCGGATTTTCGTAGAAACGCCTGGAGATTTTTTCATAGGCGGGGTCAAAGCGGAGCGAAAGGTCGGTGGTGAGCATTGAGGGGGCGTGGCGCTTTTCCGGGTCATGGGCATCGGGCACCGAATTGGCTCCGGCACCGTGCTTTGGTATCCACTGATGAGCGCCGGCCGGGCTCTTTGTCAGTTCCCAGTCGTATCCGAAAAGATTCCAGAAAAAATTGTTGCTCCAGCGGGTAGGCGTGCTTGTCCAGGTAACCTCAATTCCGCTGGTGATGGTGTCTCCGGCTTTGCCTTTACCGAATTTACTCTTCCAGCCCAATCCCTGTTCCTCAAGACCGGCGGCTTCAGGCTCGGGGCCTATCAGTCCGGCATCGCCTGCACCATGGGTCTTACCAAAGGTGTGACCTCCGGCAATCAGGGCCACGGTTTCCTCGTCATTCATGGCCATACGGGCAAAAGTCTCACGGATATCCTTGGCTGCAGCCAGGGGGTCGGGATTGCCTCCGGGGCCTTCCGGATTCACGTATATCAGTCCCATCTGAACGGCTGCCAGCGGGTTATCCAGATCACGCTCACCCGAGTAACGCTCTTTATCTTCGAGCCACTTCTCTTCTGAACCCCAGTAAATATCTTCATCCGGTTCCCATACATCTTCACGCCCGCCGGCAAACCCAAAGGTTTTGAATCCCATGGATTCGAGGGCAACGTTACCGGTGAGGATCATCAGATCGGCCCATGAGATCTTCCGGCCGTATTTCTGCTTGATGGGCCAAAGCAGCCTGCGCGCTTTGTCAAGGTTCACATTGTCGGGCCAGCTGTTCAAAGGAGCAAAGCGTTGCTGTCCGCGACCACCGCCTCCGCGGCCGTCGCCGACACGGTAGGTCCCGGCGCTGTGCCAGGCCATGCGGATAAAAAACGGACCGTAATGACCGAAATCGGCCGGCCACCAGTCCTGTGATTCAGTCATCAGCTTGCGGAGATCTTCCTTCAGCGCAAAGTAATCAAGCTTTTTGAATTCTTCGGCATAGTTAAAATCCTTTCCCATAGGATTTGACCGCTCTGAATGCTGGTGCAGAATATTTAACTTAAGCTGGTTAGGCCACCAGTCGCGGTTTTTTGTTCCTGCCGCTCCTACACTGTGCTTCTTCGTGGCACCGGTCACCGGGCATTTGCTTTCATTTTTAGGGTTGTCTTCCATATTGTTGATTTTGTTTTTAATGAAATTCATTGATTTACGCTTCGGGGTAACAGCCCTTGGGGTTCAGTTAGTCAGTAAATCGGCCAGCACTATGAGCGTACCGGATTTCAGGAGTTTAAAATTGCATAAGGGCTTAGTCCGGAAATCAGATATGCGGGTCAATGAGAGGCTGTGAAAAAAAAGCCGTGGAGTACCTGTATTCCGCGGCTGATTGAGAAACCATTCAAGGTTTGTGTAAATAACCCGGGGAAGGCCTGAAAGTTCAATTCAATTAACCTTTTTAGACAGGATAAAACCTTCCCCGGGTAAGTTCATTACAGACTCTTGTGGCAGAACCACCAGTCGTAGCATTCATATTCCTTCAGACGTTTTTTGGCTGTTTCAACGTCCTTTGCAGGTGGGATGATCACGCGGTCGCCGATCAGTTCGTTATTCGGCCAGCCGGCAGGAATGGCAACCTTGTTGGCATCAGCGGTCTGCAGCGCTTTCAGGGCACGCAGGATTTCATCCATATTGCGGCCGATTTCCTGGGGATAGAACAGGATAATGCGGATAACCGAATTGGGGTCGATCATGAATACGGCACGTACTGTATCCGATGCCTTTCCGGGATGAATCATTCCCATGGCCATGGCAACGTTGCCGGTCGAGTCGGCAATGATGGGGAAGGGGATCTGAACGTGGAGCTTTTCTTCAATCCATTCATCCCACTTGATGTGTGAGAAAATCTGGTCGATCGAAAGGCCAAGCAATTCGGCATTGAGTGCCTTAAATTGCTCGTAACGCTTTGCAAATGCCACAAACTCAGTGGTGCATACAGGGGTAAAGTCGGCCGGATGGCTGAACAGCACCAGCCATTTGCCTTTGTAATCATTGATGAGATTTTTCACCCCATGGGTGGTTTGTACTGTAAGATCGGGAATTTTGTCACCGATCAGCGGAAAACTTTTTACTTCACTCATGTTGATTAATGTTGGTTAAATGAATAATTAGGTTAATTATTTTGCCATAAAAGCTGAATACATCCAAACCAGTTTCTCCTTCTCACGGATGTAATCGCTTGCCATGGCATTGGTTCCTTCGTCGTTCAGATCTCCTGACATTTCAAGAATATCGCGTTCCTTCTCAAGCAGGGTTTTAAAAGCATCCAGAATATGTCCCACGCATTTCGGGCCATTGGTTTCATTTTCAACGGGCTTGATCTCAGCCACTTTCAGGTATCCTGAAAATGAATGGATGGGGGTGCCGCCCAGGGTTAGGATACGCTCGGCAATTTCATCGATTTTAATCTGAAGGTCGTTGTACAACTCCTCAAATTTGGCATGCAGCTCAAAGAATTTCTCCCCTTTGATGTTCCAGTGAAATCCACGGGCATTCTGATAAAGTACCTGGTAATTAGCCAGGAGATCATTGAGTTTTTCGATCAGTTTAGCTGATTTGGCCTCGTCAAGGCCGATCTTGTTCAGTTTTTTCATAATTCGTTGTTTTTTTATGATTATTGTTTCTCTTTATTTTCAAAGTCTCCCATCAACTGCAGCCGGATGTCCGTAACGTTGAAACCGGTTATTTTTTTTCTGGTGAAATAATCACTCAGCATCTGATCCAGCTCGGGATCAAAATAGTCTTCCATTCGGTCTGAAACAGCACAGTACAGATGATGGTGATGTTCGGTAATGGCGTCGTACCGCATTACATCCATATCGGTCTTCACCCGCTTTACCAGTCCCTTATCCACAAAAGTGTCAAGGGTATTGTAAATGGTTGTCGGCGAGAGACCGGGAATGGTTTTGGAAACCTCTGCAAACAACTCTTCCGCTGTCGGATGACTCTTCAGTCGCATCAGGGTTTGCATCACGGCAACCCGCTGCGGCGTGATCTTTAGCCCCGCTTCATTAAGTTTTTGAATGATTTCCGGTATGATTTTCATTTCCGATTCAGTTTTATCTTGAAATTAAAACTTGTTTGTAATAAATACAATCTGGAAGGAAAAATGTTCAATCAGTATAAGGAAAAATTTTATTTTTTATGATGTTAATCCACTTCTGATGTGGCTGATTTCGCTGTAAGGTATACAACTGATTTTAAGCTGATGATTAACAGCCGGATTGCCGGTTGGTGGTGATCCTATGCCAGTATTTGACGACAGTAAAGATTGTCGAAAAGCCGGGCAACGATCAGCCCCCCTTGATTTGCGGCCAACCGGCTTAACCTGTGTTTGGCTGATGATAAGGATGCTGAGCGCCGGATTAATTCAATCCGGATAGCAGGCAGCATGGGTATTCATGCGCCGCACCGGGATTTGACAGGATAAATTTATATGGTTGAGGCAGCCCGAAGAGAACAATCGTGAGCAATACCAGTGCTGATTGTAACAATGCTAGTTTTCGGTATCCTCATCACCGTTATCGGTATCAGGCATATCCGGCAGAAGCAGTTGTGCTTCAGCTTCGCCCAGTACTTCCACACCTTTCAGTTTTCGTTGAATGGCACGGGTCCGCTTGCCCATAACCTCATCAATCTGATTGCTGGCTGTCTGAATATTTTTCTGGGCTTTTTCGAGCATGCCGCCAAAATTTTCAAACTCTTTCTTCACGGCGCCAAGGATCTTCCAGACCTCGGAACTGCGTTTCTGAATGGCCAGGGTCCTGAAGCCCATCTGCAGGCTGTTGAGGATGGCTGCCAATGTTGTAGGCCCGGTTACAATCACTTTATAGGTTCGCTGAAGTTCTTCGAGCAGGCTCGCTTTTCTTACTACTTCGGCATAGATGCCTTCGAAAGGCAAAAACATAATTGCGAAATCGGTGGTTGCAGGCGGGTCGATATACTTCTCGCTGATGTCTTTTGCCATTTTTTTAATGGTAGCTTCCAGCATTTTCTGAGCGGCTTCCACCTGTAAAACATCGCCGATGTCATAGGCATTCTGCAGTTGTTCATAGGCTTCGCGCGGGAACTTGGCGTCAACCGGCAGCCATACCTGCCCGGTAATATCGTCTTTGCCCGGCAGTTTGATGGCGAACTCCACCACATCGCTGCTGCTTTTTTTTGTCCTGACATTGGCTTCGTATTGTTCCGGCGCCAGTACCTGTTCAAGCAGCATGGCCAGTTGCACTTCGCCGAATCCGCCGCGCATTTTAACATTGCTTAGTACGCGCTTCAGGCCGCCGACATCCTGGGCAAGCGTTTGCATTTCACCCAGACCTTTCTGCACACTCTCCAGCTGTTTACCCACCAGTTCAAATGATTGCCCGAGGCGCTCACTCAGGGTCTTCTGTAATTTTTCATCAACGGTCAGGCGCATTTCTTCCAGTTTCTTTTCGGTTCCTTCAACCAGCCGCTGCTGCTTCTCCTCCAGTTGCCCGAATTTCTCGCGCTGCAGGTTGTTGAATGACTCAACGTTCTTGTCAAATGATGCCTGAAATTCCTTAATCACCTTCTCTACCGCTTCGCGCATCTGCCGTGTTTCCACCTGCGACTGCTGACTGATCACGTTAAGCTTTTCTTCAACTTTTGCGGTGATTTTTTCCAGCTGCTCCAAAGTTTTTGTGGTCAGCTCCTTCTGTTCGCCTTTCAATTCGTCGAATTTTCCCCGTTGCTCCAGGGTAAAGTCTTTCAGACTGCTGACGAGCGTTTCGCGGTTGGCTTTGTTGTTGTCGTCGATTTTTGTTATCAGGCTGCCGATCTTTTCATCCAGGGTACGTACGATCATTTCCAGCGCCTTCTGGTTCTGTTCGGTGATGAGCCGCAGGTTTTCAGTCATTTCAGATTTGAAGCTGTTGAGCGAACTGCTCATCTCGCTTCGGTTGTCGCGGGCCGAAGCTGCGCTTTCCTCACGGTTGGTTCTGAAATCATCTTTCAGGTTCCCTTCAAGCCGGCTTAAACCTGTGTTTAATGCATCCATTTTAAAGGGCAGTTCAGCAATACCGGATTTATTCTGCCTGAGCAGGATGGTTGCCAGCAGATTTGCTGCCGCAAGGATAATGAGTACTATCAATAAGATATTCATACGGATGAAGAATTTTCTGATGGATAAAGATAGCGGTTATTTTTTTCAGACGACAGTTTGCCCGGCAAGGTTATTCAAGCCTGAAATCGGGATTCAGGGTGTAGAATACCCCTGACTCTGAATAATTCATTTTAATGATATTCAATATGATAAAATCCGCGAGGATATGTTCGCAACGGGGCAGGGAATATCCTGAAATGCGGCGGAAAGCCGAAAGGGTGATCTTTTGGTGCACTTCGAGGTACGCAAGCAGGGTCCGTTCGATGACCCCGTACTCGATATACACCCCTTTTGGATCTTTCTGCTTTTTCCACACTTTTTTAAGGACGCCGTTTGCCGGAAAGTTCTGGTCGCCCACCCGCACATAAACCCGGTATTCTCCGTCTTTGTCAGGCGCCGAATGAGGGGCATTGCCGCTTTTGGGAATAATGATTTCAAGCACGGTTTTTCCGTTTTCTTCCCACTCTTTCATCTCGAAGTGGACCTCAGGGCGGCAATACAGGCTGGCGCCGGCCTCCACCATATAAAATTCCTCATCCGACCTCACGCCGGCAATGGCGCCATTGTCCTTAACCCCCAGCAAAAGCCGGCCACCGTCGGTATTGGCGAAGGCCGCCAGGGAGCGCGCAATCTTCTTCGAGTCGGTAATCCCGAATTTGAAGTCGAGTTGCTGATGCTCCCCTTCACTGATGAGTTTCCTGATATGAGAGGGCAAGGTTGATGCGCTGATTGAAAACCTGAAATATAAAAAAGATACTGAAAGTCAGTTACCTGCTGAACTTCGGAAGCAAGTCCTTTATGGCATCCCGGTGAACCAGGAAGGTCATCATTTTGAGTTTTACATAGTCTTCATGAAAGAAGTAGTATCCGAAATTACGGTTGTTTTCCGGCCCGCCGGTTCTAGATCCGGCCCCCGAATCCTTCAGAAGAAACCAGGTAACCCCGTCTTTTTCGTAAAAGCCGGTAACATGCATTCCGTGGTCATCGGTGGTGGTGCCGTTGCTGAAACGGAACTGCCGGGCATTTTCATCAATGGCAGCAGAGGGGATGTCAAATTCAGGAACCATGGCTGCATTGGCTTCCCGGGCCATGAATCCCGCTTCTGAAACATCTCCTGCCAGTGAAACCGTATAGCCTTGTTTAAGGGCTTTTTTCAGCACTTTCATGAAATCGTCAAGCGGCACATTGTAATAGCTCTTATCATGCCACCAGTTGTCGGGCACTTCAAATACAACCTGCTTCCAGTAAGGTTGTTGCATGATGGACAGAACATCAACGTACTCGGAAGGATTAATACGCACCACTTCTTTCAGGTATTGCCGGGGTGAATATGCTTTACCGTTTATCGTGACCGTTTCGGGCGGTGTGCCGATGTAGTGATCCAGTATGCTTTTTACGGTCGAAACTACTGTTTCTTTATCCCAGGCATTCGCGGCTTTTACTCCGTTAAGATAAGCCATGATCTCTTCAAACATTTTATCATGAGAGTGAAATTCCTGACCCGGTTTCAGTCCGGAATAAGCCGA
This sequence is a window from Lentimicrobium saccharophilum. Protein-coding genes within it:
- the rmuC gene encoding DNA recombination protein RmuC, which produces MSSSLNSFKSEMTENLRLITEQNQKALEMIVRTLDEKIGSLITKIDDNNKANRETLVSSLKDFTLEQRGKFDELKGEQKELTTKTLEQLEKITAKVEEKLNVISQQSQVETRQMREAVEKVIKEFQASFDKNVESFNNLQREKFGQLEEKQQRLVEGTEKKLEEMRLTVDEKLQKTLSERLGQSFELVGKQLESVQKGLGEMQTLAQDVGGLKRVLSNVKMRGGFGEVQLAMLLEQVLAPEQYEANVRTKKSSSDVVEFAIKLPGKDDITGQVWLPVDAKFPREAYEQLQNAYDIGDVLQVEAAQKMLEATIKKMAKDISEKYIDPPATTDFAIMFLPFEGIYAEVVRKASLLEELQRTYKVIVTGPTTLAAILNSLQMGFRTLAIQKRSSEVWKILGAVKKEFENFGGMLEKAQKNIQTASNQIDEVMGKRTRAIQRKLKGVEVLGEAEAQLLLPDMPDTDNGDEDTEN
- the katG gene encoding catalase/peroxidase HPI, producing MNFIKNKINNMEDNPKNESKCPVTGATKKHSVGAAGTKNRDWWPNQLKLNILHQHSERSNPMGKDFNYAEEFKKLDYFALKEDLRKLMTESQDWWPADFGHYGPFFIRMAWHSAGTYRVGDGRGGGGRGQQRFAPLNSWPDNVNLDKARRLLWPIKQKYGRKISWADLMILTGNVALESMGFKTFGFAGGREDVWEPDEDIYWGSEEKWLEDKERYSGERDLDNPLAAVQMGLIYVNPEGPGGNPDPLAAAKDIRETFARMAMNDEETVALIAGGHTFGKTHGAGDAGLIGPEPEAAGLEEQGLGWKSKFGKGKAGDTITSGIEVTWTSTPTRWSNNFFWNLFGYDWELTKSPAGAHQWIPKHGAGANSVPDAHDPEKRHAPSMLTTDLSLRFDPAYEKISRRFYENPDEFADAFARAWFKLTHRDMGPRSRYLGPEVPAEELIWQDPVPAVNHPLIDEKDAENLKSIVLTSGLTVAELVSTAWASASTFRGSDKRGGANGARIRLAPQKDWAVNNPAQLSKTLEKLTQIRQEFNKAQKDGKKVSMADLIVLAGCAAVEKAARDAGTEIKVPFIPGRTDATQEQTDTESFSVLEPVADGFRNYLKQKFSIPAEELLIDKAQLLTLTAPEMTVLIGGMRVLGANYDNSDKGVFTKNPGVLTNDFFVNLLDMNTAWKPASDDHETYEGIDRSSGAAKWTASRVDLIFGANSELRSLAEVYGSADAQGKFVSDFVAAWGKVMNLDRFELA
- a CDS encoding C1 family peptidase, with translation MNKALFISSMVISSLVISSVAQTPQKGIFRIYEPGYFQNTILKGVENYESKKEATKPKPTFRLDPAGLHIPADKSLYTTAWHIEPVSQGNTNTCWSFSAISMLESEIYRLTRQEIKLSEMFIAYHEYLERARLFVETRGEIYIGEGSEMNAVIKIMNKEGILPWSAYSGLKPGQEFHSHDKMFEEIMAYLNGVKAANAWDKETVVSTVKSILDHYIGTPPETVTINGKAYSPRQYLKEVVRINPSEYVDVLSIMQQPYWKQVVFEVPDNWWHDKSYYNVPLDDFMKVLKKALKQGYTVSLAGDVSEAGFMAREANAAMVPEFDIPSAAIDENARQFRFSNGTTTDDHGMHVTGFYEKDGVTWFLLKDSGAGSRTGGPENNRNFGYYFFHEDYVKLKMMTFLVHRDAIKDLLPKFSR
- a CDS encoding peroxiredoxin produces the protein MSEVKSFPLIGDKIPDLTVQTTHGVKNLINDYKGKWLVLFSHPADFTPVCTTEFVAFAKRYEQFKALNAELLGLSIDQIFSHIKWDEWIEEKLHVQIPFPIIADSTGNVAMAMGMIHPGKASDTVRAVFMIDPNSVIRIILFYPQEIGRNMDEILRALKALQTADANKVAIPAGWPNNELIGDRVIIPPAKDVETAKKRLKEYECYDWWFCHKSL
- a CDS encoding AlbA family DNA-binding domain-containing protein; this translates as MPSHIRKLISEGEHQQLDFKFGITDSKKIARSLAAFANTDGGRLLLGVKDNGAIAGVRSDEEFYMVEAGASLYCRPEVHFEMKEWEENGKTVLEIIIPKSGNAPHSAPDKDGEYRVYVRVGDQNFPANGVLKKVWKKQKDPKGVYIEYGVIERTLLAYLEVHQKITLSAFRRISGYSLPRCEHILADFIILNIIKMNYSESGVFYTLNPDFRLE
- a CDS encoding Dps family protein, coding for MKKLNKIGLDEAKSAKLIEKLNDLLANYQVLYQNARGFHWNIKGEKFFELHAKFEELYNDLQIKIDEIAERILTLGGTPIHSFSGYLKVAEIKPVENETNGPKCVGHILDAFKTLLEKERDILEMSGDLNDEGTNAMASDYIREKEKLVWMYSAFMAK
- a CDS encoding Fur family transcriptional regulator, which translates into the protein MKIIPEIIQKLNEAGLKITPQRVAVMQTLMRLKSHPTAEELFAEVSKTIPGLSPTTIYNTLDTFVDKGLVKRVKTDMDVMRYDAITEHHHHLYCAVSDRMEDYFDPELDQMLSDYFTRKKITGFNVTDIRLQLMGDFENKEKQ